A single window of Cytobacillus dafuensis DNA harbors:
- the fumC gene encoding class II fumarate hydratase, giving the protein MTGFRIEQDTLGEVSVPADKYWGAQTQRSKDNFKIGIEKMPMEVIYAFAKIKNAAAIVNHRLENLQEEKKIVITQATLEILQGKFDEHFPLAVWQTGSGTQTNMNINEVVARRANELLQDNGDSVHPNDDVNMSQSSNDTFPTAMHVAAYIEIAEKLIPSLQELKGTIDQKEKVFAHIVKIGRTHLQDATPLTLGQEISGWRAMLDKNERMISVAMTHLLDLAIGGTAVGTGINAHKSFGDEVALEIANLTGHPFRSSANKFQGLTSHNEIVHVHGALKALAADLMKIANDVRWLASGPRSGIGELSIPANEPGSSIMPGKVNPTQSEALTMVACQIFGNDATIGFAASQGNFELNVFKPVIIFNLLQSIRLLADGMRSFNEKCMVGLEANEEVIDEHVKRSLMLVTALNPHIGYEKAAEIAKLAFKENSTLKSAALKSGYVTNEQYEEWVDPKKML; this is encoded by the coding sequence ATGACTGGATTTCGGATTGAACAAGACACACTTGGGGAAGTGAGTGTTCCAGCTGATAAATATTGGGGAGCACAAACTCAAAGAAGTAAAGACAATTTTAAAATTGGGATTGAAAAAATGCCTATGGAGGTTATTTATGCTTTTGCAAAAATAAAGAATGCAGCTGCCATTGTAAATCATAGGCTTGAAAACCTACAAGAGGAAAAAAAGATTGTAATAACTCAAGCAACCCTAGAAATTTTACAAGGAAAGTTTGATGAACATTTCCCACTAGCCGTTTGGCAAACAGGGAGCGGAACGCAAACAAATATGAATATTAATGAAGTGGTTGCTAGAAGGGCGAATGAATTGCTACAAGATAATGGAGATAGTGTCCATCCAAATGACGATGTTAATATGTCTCAAAGCTCGAATGATACATTCCCAACAGCCATGCATGTTGCTGCTTATATCGAAATAGCAGAAAAGCTTATTCCATCACTTCAAGAATTGAAAGGGACGATCGATCAAAAGGAAAAAGTGTTTGCACATATTGTCAAAATCGGGAGAACCCATCTACAAGATGCTACACCATTAACATTAGGGCAGGAAATAAGCGGCTGGAGGGCCATGTTAGATAAAAACGAACGAATGATTTCAGTGGCGATGACCCATCTCCTCGATTTAGCAATTGGTGGAACTGCTGTTGGGACAGGAATTAATGCACATAAATCATTTGGTGATGAAGTGGCTTTAGAAATTGCCAATCTAACTGGTCACCCATTTCGTTCGTCAGCTAATAAATTCCAAGGACTAACAAGTCATAATGAAATTGTTCATGTCCATGGAGCATTAAAAGCTCTGGCTGCAGACCTGATGAAGATAGCCAATGATGTTAGATGGCTAGCGAGTGGACCAAGAAGTGGGATAGGAGAATTATCGATTCCAGCAAATGAACCCGGTAGTTCAATTATGCCTGGAAAAGTGAACCCAACACAAAGTGAAGCATTGACGATGGTTGCGTGTCAAATCTTCGGAAATGATGCAACGATCGGTTTTGCGGCAAGCCAAGGAAACTTCGAATTAAATGTCTTTAAACCAGTCATTATCTTTAATCTTCTCCAGAGTATTCGTCTATTAGCTGATGGAATGAGATCATTCAATGAGAAATGTATGGTAGGCTTAGAGGCAAATGAAGAGGTAATTGACGAACATGTGAAAAGGTCACTTATGCTTGTTACCGCGCTAAATCCACATATTGGATATGAAAAAGCTGCTGAAATTGCCAAGCTAGCTTTTAAAGAAAATAGTACATTAAAATCTGCTGCTTTAAAGTCCGGATATGTTACGAATGAGCAGTATGAAGAATGGGTTGATCCTAAAAAGATGTTGTAA
- a CDS encoding alpha/beta-type small acid-soluble spore protein, producing MNNQTSNRSDSSNQLLVPGVAQALNQMKFEIANEFGVNLGADTTSRANGSVGGEITKRLVQMAEQQLGGFQH from the coding sequence ATGAATAACCAAACATCTAACAGAAGCGATTCCTCAAACCAATTACTTGTACCTGGAGTAGCACAAGCACTTAACCAAATGAAGTTTGAAATTGCAAATGAATTTGGAGTAAACTTAGGTGCTGATACTACATCTCGTGCCAACGGATCAGTTGGAGGAGAAATTACAAAACGCCTAGTGCAAATGGCTGAACAACAACTTGGCGGTTTTCAACATTAA
- a CDS encoding YheE family protein, with product MLTHFQYKPLYENKQLPGWKFSFYYNKQMFNGIYHQNGKIEWTSATPNGEDEIQLMDQIHELMLFHVYDQ from the coding sequence TTGTTAACACATTTTCAATACAAGCCATTATACGAAAATAAACAATTGCCAGGATGGAAGTTTTCATTTTACTATAATAAGCAAATGTTTAATGGAATTTATCATCAAAATGGAAAAATTGAATGGACATCCGCTACTCCAAATGGAGAAGATGAAATTCAGCTAATGGACCAAATTCATGAATTGATGCTTTTCCATGTATATGATCAATAA
- a CDS encoding YheC/YheD family endospore coat-associated protein produces MNLYYSLENKEWFTHSKEKLITIGSNLHQVKKYHTIPAENLLAFSVDTINSIPLIGILTGRNKSNDVIGNGQLFKELQKEILKNGGISVVFTPQNISDSLNGFIYVPNEDKWFPVKCPLPHVVYNRVPFRTQEKSISFYQTYHYFQSKKIPFFNAFFLNKFEVNQLLSRDPFLQPFIPETIMAAEESSLLQLLNKYNSLYLKPALGSKGSGIYKIYLNQDGSIKMNGLKNCYAFKDFPSFWAEWGSKLLEKTYIAQEAITPLLYKGKRFDFRVLVHFSKNRYQPTGIGIRQSQKQEITTHIPNGGLLIPYHHIQTKEHDQFFADTADRIGLLLSEEMGFFGEFSIDAGISSNGKYVIYEINSKPMQFDEEEIEKNRIHSLTQLFFEFAGLR; encoded by the coding sequence ATGAATTTATATTATTCCTTAGAGAATAAAGAATGGTTTACTCATTCTAAAGAAAAGCTCATAACGATTGGCAGCAATCTGCACCAAGTGAAAAAATATCATACAATTCCAGCAGAAAATCTTCTTGCCTTTAGCGTCGACACAATTAATTCCATTCCACTAATCGGCATTCTAACAGGAAGAAATAAGAGTAATGACGTCATAGGAAATGGACAATTATTTAAAGAGCTGCAGAAAGAAATCTTAAAAAACGGCGGAATTTCCGTCGTTTTCACTCCTCAAAATATTTCTGATAGTCTAAACGGTTTTATTTACGTCCCAAATGAGGATAAATGGTTTCCTGTAAAATGTCCTCTTCCCCATGTTGTCTATAATCGTGTTCCCTTTCGAACACAAGAAAAATCTATTTCTTTTTATCAAACCTATCATTATTTTCAAAGTAAAAAAATTCCCTTTTTTAATGCCTTTTTTCTTAATAAGTTTGAGGTTAATCAATTGTTATCTCGAGACCCTTTTCTTCAGCCATTCATTCCTGAAACCATTATGGCTGCTGAAGAATCCTCACTACTTCAGCTCCTAAACAAATATAATAGTCTATATTTAAAACCAGCACTTGGATCAAAGGGGAGTGGTATCTATAAGATCTATTTGAATCAGGATGGATCTATCAAAATGAATGGCTTAAAAAATTGTTATGCATTTAAAGATTTCCCTTCATTTTGGGCAGAGTGGGGTTCGAAGCTTTTAGAAAAGACATATATCGCTCAAGAGGCTATTACTCCATTATTATATAAAGGTAAGCGTTTTGATTTCCGTGTACTCGTTCATTTTTCAAAGAATAGATATCAGCCGACTGGAATTGGCATTAGACAATCTCAGAAACAGGAAATTACTACACATATACCTAATGGCGGTCTTTTAATTCCCTATCATCATATTCAAACGAAGGAACATGATCAATTTTTTGCAGATACTGCAGATCGTATCGGTCTTCTTTTGTCAGAAGAAATGGGTTTTTTTGGAGAATTTTCAATTGATGCTGGTATATCTTCTAACGGGAAGTATGTCATTTACGAAATTAACTCAAAACCAATGCAATTTGATGAAGAAGAAATTGAGAAGAATCGAATTCATTCACTTACTCAGCTTTTCTTTGAGTTCGCTGGCTTAAGATAA
- a CDS encoding YheC/YheD family endospore coat-associated protein, producing MRRQYQVEILHDISQKVRIPKDFNHKKKLSKLAFGSHSIDILIEYQPSGRNVISLSKDVADQLKFPNMNVPLHLFTDNETLFLGPLVGIFTSGFTFFPMRPIGERSMFFAKLLSVKKSVGALPFVFGEQHINWEDGTIQGLFYQKDGWEIYEVPFPNVIYDRLPNRKSERLTEQKKVKERLQIEYLIPWYNPGFFNKLDVYERLLQNDQISMYLPETHSFTSFSGIERMLAEYGHVYIKPVNGSLGLGIHQILYNKAEGFYYCRFRDHLGENKLQKYSSLESLMSQVFAGKKLNRMLIQQGIHLIRTEGRPLDFRIHTNKDDHGNWVVTAIAAKIAGAGSVTTHVNSGGVIKTISEVFTSMEEQILAESKLEEAALSLSKALEENIEGIIGEIGFDLGLDRKGNVWLFEANSKPGRSIFKHPQLKDFDFLTRKLSLSFAVFLAERAITSPEEVFK from the coding sequence ATGAGACGACAATATCAAGTAGAAATTCTTCACGACATCTCCCAAAAAGTCCGTATTCCAAAAGATTTTAACCATAAAAAGAAATTATCGAAGTTAGCGTTTGGTTCTCACTCAATTGATATATTAATTGAATATCAACCAAGCGGCAGAAATGTTATTAGTTTAAGTAAAGATGTAGCAGATCAACTTAAATTCCCAAATATGAATGTTCCACTTCATTTATTCACTGATAATGAAACCTTATTCCTTGGCCCGCTTGTAGGTATATTCACATCAGGCTTTACATTCTTTCCAATGAGACCAATAGGAGAGAGAAGTATGTTTTTCGCTAAATTGCTTTCTGTCAAAAAGTCAGTAGGTGCTTTACCATTTGTATTCGGTGAACAGCATATTAATTGGGAAGATGGAACAATACAGGGATTATTTTATCAAAAAGATGGCTGGGAGATTTATGAAGTTCCCTTTCCTAATGTTATATACGATCGTCTGCCAAATCGAAAAAGTGAACGGCTGACCGAACAAAAAAAAGTTAAAGAACGGTTGCAAATAGAATATTTAATCCCATGGTATAACCCTGGCTTTTTCAATAAGCTTGATGTATATGAAAGGCTTCTTCAAAATGATCAAATTTCAATGTATTTGCCAGAAACACATTCCTTTACGTCTTTTTCAGGAATAGAAAGAATGCTTGCAGAATACGGTCATGTTTATATTAAGCCCGTAAATGGAAGTCTCGGTCTAGGAATTCATCAAATTTTATACAATAAAGCAGAGGGTTTCTATTATTGTCGCTTCCGTGATCATCTTGGTGAAAATAAACTCCAAAAGTATAGCAGCTTAGAATCCTTAATGAGCCAAGTCTTTGCAGGAAAAAAACTAAACCGAATGCTTATCCAGCAGGGGATTCATTTGATTCGAACAGAAGGTCGACCACTAGATTTTCGAATTCATACAAATAAAGATGACCATGGCAACTGGGTTGTTACAGCAATTGCTGCTAAGATTGCGGGGGCTGGAAGTGTGACAACACATGTCAACAGTGGTGGAGTAATAAAAACAATTTCCGAAGTATTTACTTCCATGGAAGAACAAATTCTAGCGGAATCAAAATTAGAAGAAGCTGCCCTTTCATTGAGTAAAGCTCTAGAAGAGAATATAGAGGGAATCATTGGTGAAATAGGCTTTGACCTCGGACTGGATCGAAAAGGGAACGTCTGGCTATTTGAAGCAAACTCAAAGCCTGGAAGATCTATTTTCAAACATCCTCAGCTAAAGGATTTCGATTTTCTTACTAGGAAACTTTCACTTTCTTTTGCAGTATTTCTTGCTGAAAGAGCTATTACTAGTCCAGAGGAAGTTTTTAAATGA
- a CDS encoding YheC/YheD family endospore coat-associated protein, whose translation MMLSFGLLTLHTNNEKTYFMEIAKRAHLLDIECFRFIPSNIIPNSEKVHGDKFNPLTNEWMPSEFPIPKILYDRCFYGEDTHSKQCKAIVKWLKTRNDLLFLGHGLPNKLDLYNALANSKLSPYLLPSKLVTSGESIVHRLIPHKPVMIKPISGSQGRGIYYLEKKNNEIIVKTDKQKKSITRTFPYEDKAIAWINYLIKDRSYLVQEYKELTNENNQPFDIRVLLQKDEYGNWHVITKGIRTGKQDGIVSNVSAGGTISPFETWIESFSVSEKEYLVQEMSDILDSMPIILEQNFPPLFELGIDLGVSKDHSIWILDINSKPGRKVALTINPFLEEKLYTAPLLYGKTLVK comes from the coding sequence ATGATGCTTTCATTCGGACTGTTAACCTTACACACAAATAATGAAAAAACATATTTCATGGAAATTGCAAAACGTGCACACCTACTCGATATTGAATGCTTCCGGTTTATCCCCTCTAATATTATTCCAAATTCAGAAAAGGTGCACGGTGACAAATTTAACCCACTTACAAATGAATGGATGCCAAGTGAATTTCCCATACCAAAAATCCTCTATGACCGCTGTTTTTACGGGGAAGATACTCACTCCAAACAGTGTAAAGCGATTGTAAAATGGTTAAAAACAAGAAACGATCTCCTCTTTTTAGGCCATGGACTGCCGAATAAATTAGATTTATACAATGCTCTTGCAAATTCGAAATTGTCACCATATTTATTGCCTTCAAAGCTTGTAACTTCAGGTGAAAGTATCGTTCACCGGCTTATTCCTCATAAGCCAGTCATGATCAAACCGATAAGCGGCTCACAAGGTCGAGGAATTTATTATTTAGAGAAAAAGAATAATGAAATAATTGTGAAAACAGATAAACAAAAAAAGTCAATAACCCGAACTTTTCCTTATGAAGATAAAGCAATTGCATGGATTAATTACCTTATCAAAGATCGTAGTTATCTTGTTCAGGAATACAAGGAGCTCACAAATGAAAACAATCAGCCCTTTGATATTAGGGTTTTATTACAAAAGGATGAATATGGAAATTGGCATGTGATTACAAAAGGGATACGAACTGGAAAGCAGGATGGCATAGTTTCTAATGTAAGTGCAGGCGGAACTATTTCCCCATTTGAAACTTGGATTGAATCGTTTTCTGTTTCAGAAAAAGAGTATTTAGTTCAAGAGATGAGCGACATACTTGATAGCATGCCCATTATTCTGGAACAGAATTTCCCCCCACTCTTTGAATTAGGTATAGATTTGGGTGTAAGTAAAGATCATTCCATTTGGATTCTTGATATTAATTCTAAGCCTGGTCGAAAAGTGGCTTTAACAATCAATCCTTTTCTTGAGGAAAAATTATATACCGCACCCCTTCTTTATGGGAAAACATTAGTAAAATAA
- a CDS encoding YheC/YheD family endospore coat-associated protein — MTLSLLPITIVPIKTFQNSLKISHSLINYWKINTTKSLIIAVGGNRVEVTVEGAAITKDEIHLDENLFYEFLIPLQERQLIASYSNKVNSLFLGPIIGLLTEISDSTEEEPYFPSIQDFCKEMDNQVSEIGGFFFVFQLQDYTEGKISGYYIQNEIWQKSTVPLPDVIYNRIHSRKIEASPIFQKFKESTIAHNIPLFNDQFLSKEKVYELLNSEEYMQPYLPETVSVTKDTLENMISKYDSLFIKPIHGSQGRNIIKISKENNHFISEISTGKGLDKNSLFLDFDQLFKWIKPFLKKRSYLAQQGINLMKYKNKQLDFRILCHRNYQNAWEATSSVARISADEQFVSNIARGGEVMRPLQILSQLSNRKTAIQQLALIKELAIEVSSIISQNTDGIIGELGIDIGVDENGMLWIIEANVKPSKNLDVYDKKVRPSAKALIEYMTFLSFSRRYE, encoded by the coding sequence ATGACTTTATCATTATTACCTATTACGATTGTTCCGATTAAAACGTTTCAAAATTCTTTGAAAATTAGCCACTCTTTAATTAATTATTGGAAAATAAATACGACAAAATCATTAATTATTGCTGTTGGAGGCAATCGAGTCGAAGTAACAGTTGAGGGAGCAGCCATTACGAAAGACGAAATTCATCTGGATGAAAATTTATTTTATGAGTTTTTGATACCTCTACAAGAAAGACAGCTAATCGCAAGCTATTCAAATAAAGTAAACTCTTTGTTCCTTGGACCAATTATTGGATTATTAACGGAGATCAGCGATTCAACTGAAGAGGAACCCTATTTTCCTTCCATTCAGGACTTTTGCAAAGAAATGGACAATCAAGTATCAGAAATAGGCGGCTTTTTCTTTGTATTTCAACTACAAGATTATACTGAAGGGAAAATCAGCGGTTATTATATTCAAAATGAAATATGGCAGAAATCTACTGTACCCCTTCCAGATGTCATCTATAATCGAATACACTCTCGCAAAATTGAAGCGAGTCCTATTTTTCAAAAATTCAAGGAAAGTACAATTGCTCATAATATTCCATTATTTAATGATCAATTTTTATCGAAAGAAAAAGTTTACGAATTATTAAATTCTGAGGAATATATGCAGCCTTATCTTCCAGAAACTGTTTCTGTCACAAAAGACACGTTAGAAAACATGATTAGTAAATATGATTCTTTATTCATTAAACCGATCCATGGGAGCCAAGGCAGAAATATCATAAAAATATCAAAAGAAAATAACCATTTCATTTCAGAAATATCCACAGGTAAGGGGCTTGATAAAAATTCCTTGTTCCTAGACTTTGATCAACTATTTAAGTGGATAAAGCCATTCCTTAAGAAGAGATCATATCTTGCACAGCAAGGTATTAATCTAATGAAATATAAAAATAAACAGCTTGATTTTCGTATCCTTTGCCATCGGAATTATCAAAATGCATGGGAAGCAACTTCTTCTGTAGCGAGAATTTCCGCCGATGAGCAATTTGTTTCAAATATCGCAAGGGGCGGAGAAGTAATGAGGCCATTACAAATCCTTTCACAATTATCAAATAGAAAAACAGCTATCCAGCAGCTTGCCCTAATAAAGGAGCTTGCTATCGAAGTATCTTCCATTATAAGCCAAAATACAGATGGTATAATTGGTGAACTTGGAATTGATATCGGTGTTGACGAAAATGGAATGCTATGGATTATTGAAGCGAATGTAAAACCTTCAAAGAACTTGGATGTCTATGACAAAAAGGTTCGCCCATCAGCCAAGGCACTAATTGAATACATGACATTCTTATCATTCTCAAGGAGGTATGAATGA
- a CDS encoding DUF445 domain-containing protein, with translation MFNRMQIMLTIILMVIIGAIIGGVTNALAIKMLFRPYKALYVGKWRVPFTPGLIPKRRDELAEQMGKMVVNHLLTPESIQRKFLNEGFQKEFTGVVQNEMENFLKTTISPAELLEKFGVSDVQGKIEKRLNEAIEQKYENLMEKYREQPLKQIIPENLRDKVNEKIPSISNFILQKGIDYFSSYEGNLRIQRMADDFLKERSGVLGSMLQMFMGNINIADKIQPEIIKFLRNEGTADIITTLLKNEWEKVLEWKAVKIEEQFKKENVLSFIKNSVNKVIKLDHYFQAPISNLTDPYRTEIIETLAPSTVKLLSDWLSNRVDELMKRLRLQEIVRDQVETFSVERLEEMVLSITKSELKMITYLGALLGGIIGLFQGLIALFI, from the coding sequence ATGTTTAATCGAATGCAAATCATGCTTACTATAATATTAATGGTCATTATTGGAGCCATTATCGGTGGAGTTACAAATGCCCTTGCGATAAAAATGCTTTTTAGGCCATATAAAGCTTTATATGTAGGAAAATGGAGGGTCCCATTTACCCCGGGCTTAATTCCGAAGCGAAGAGATGAATTGGCTGAACAAATGGGAAAAATGGTTGTAAATCATCTACTGACTCCAGAAAGTATTCAAAGGAAATTTTTAAATGAAGGTTTTCAAAAGGAGTTTACCGGTGTTGTTCAGAATGAAATGGAGAATTTCTTAAAAACAACTATATCTCCAGCTGAATTGTTAGAAAAATTTGGTGTTTCGGATGTACAAGGCAAAATAGAAAAACGGTTGAATGAAGCAATTGAACAAAAGTATGAAAATTTAATGGAGAAATACCGAGAGCAGCCATTGAAACAGATTATTCCTGAAAATCTCAGGGATAAAGTGAATGAGAAAATTCCTAGTATTAGCAATTTTATTCTACAAAAGGGAATTGATTATTTTTCAAGCTATGAAGGGAACTTAAGAATTCAAAGAATGGCAGATGATTTCCTAAAGGAAAGAAGCGGAGTTCTCGGGAGCATGTTGCAAATGTTTATGGGTAACATAAATATTGCTGACAAAATTCAACCAGAAATTATTAAATTCCTAAGAAATGAAGGAACTGCTGACATTATCACCACTTTATTGAAAAACGAGTGGGAGAAGGTGTTAGAATGGAAAGCTGTAAAGATAGAAGAACAATTTAAGAAAGAGAATGTCCTCTCATTTATCAAAAACAGCGTAAATAAAGTAATTAAGTTAGATCACTATTTCCAAGCGCCTATTTCGAATCTTACCGATCCTTACCGCACAGAAATCATTGAGACGCTTGCCCCAAGTACTGTTAAGCTTCTCTCTGATTGGCTTTCAAATCGGGTAGATGAGCTAATGAAACGACTTCGTTTACAGGAAATTGTCCGAGATCAGGTAGAAACCTTTTCAGTTGAACGACTAGAGGAAATGGTTCTCTCCATTACCAAAAGCGAATTAAAGATGATTACGTATTTAGGAGCTTTACTAGGAGGAATAATCGGACTTTTCCAAGGACTCATAGCCCTATTCATATAA
- a CDS encoding YlbF family regulator, whose protein sequence is MAVNLYDSAYELEKTVRQSNEYKFLKQTYNELNADPAAKAMFDNFRNIQMHLQQKQMMGQDITQEEVEQAQRTVALAQQNAKIAQLMEAEQRMSMMIAEMNKIIMKPLEELYGPLG, encoded by the coding sequence ATGGCAGTAAACTTATATGATTCAGCTTATGAATTAGAAAAAACTGTTAGACAAAGTAATGAATATAAATTTTTAAAGCAAACATATAATGAATTAAATGCAGATCCAGCTGCTAAAGCAATGTTTGATAACTTTCGTAATATACAAATGCACCTTCAGCAGAAGCAAATGATGGGTCAGGACATTACTCAGGAAGAAGTGGAGCAGGCTCAAAGAACAGTTGCACTTGCTCAGCAAAATGCAAAAATTGCTCAGCTTATGGAAGCTGAACAGCGGATGAGCATGATGATAGCGGAAATGAATAAAATTATTATGAAGCCTCTTGAAGAGCTATACGGTCCATTAGGTTAA
- a CDS encoding alpha/beta-type small acid-soluble spore protein, with protein MARSNNSNQLVVPGVSQAIEQMKYEIASEFGVNLGPETSSRANGSVGGEITKRLVQMAEQQLGGRF; from the coding sequence ATGGCAAGAAGCAATAATTCAAATCAGCTAGTAGTACCAGGAGTTTCTCAGGCAATTGAGCAAATGAAGTACGAAATTGCATCAGAATTCGGTGTAAACCTTGGCCCAGAAACATCTTCAAGAGCAAATGGTTCTGTTGGTGGAGAAATTACGAAGCGTCTTGTTCAAATGGCTGAGCAGCAGCTCGGAGGCAGATTTTAA
- a CDS encoding Cof-type HAD-IIB family hydrolase, producing MIYRLLAINIDGTLLQSNGRLHKSTKDAIEYVQQKGIYVTLVTSRSFPSAKKVAKALKLNSLIIAHSGAYIASSRDKPIFVKRIAEDVTYEIVRLLEGFSCQIRLVHEKYSLANKSKLNHNLLAKTVFSSGDPIFYSQQFVDSLSDTILDEPVTPPMIEVYFEEETDLQDAKAAIKGMFSEIDIFQLNNLRFDIMPAGVSKLNGLLYLGDHLNISRSEMVVIGDGIDDLDMIKEAGLGVAMGNAPVELKKAADWITRPNNQHGVTYMVKEHFRKQQPIEFLRKMNILKK from the coding sequence ATGATATACAGACTGTTAGCTATAAATATTGATGGTACTCTTCTTCAATCGAATGGAAGACTTCATAAATCTACAAAAGATGCAATCGAATATGTACAGCAAAAGGGAATCTATGTAACATTAGTCACCTCAAGAAGCTTTCCTTCAGCGAAAAAAGTAGCAAAGGCGCTTAAATTAAACTCATTGATTATTGCTCATAGTGGAGCATATATTGCCAGTTCGCGAGATAAGCCAATCTTTGTGAAGCGGATAGCAGAGGACGTTACTTATGAAATCGTCCGTCTGCTTGAAGGTTTTTCCTGCCAAATCAGATTAGTGCATGAGAAGTATTCACTTGCAAATAAATCAAAGCTAAATCACAATTTATTAGCTAAAACAGTTTTTTCATCAGGTGATCCTATTTTTTATTCCCAGCAATTTGTTGATTCTTTAAGCGATACGATTCTCGATGAGCCAGTCACCCCTCCAATGATTGAAGTTTATTTTGAGGAAGAAACTGATTTACAAGATGCAAAGGCAGCCATAAAAGGGATGTTTAGTGAAATCGATATTTTTCAATTGAATAATCTTCGTTTTGATATTATGCCTGCAGGAGTTTCTAAACTTAATGGATTGTTATATTTGGGAGACCATTTAAATATTTCACGCAGTGAAATGGTCGTAATTGGAGATGGAATCGATGATCTCGACATGATTAAAGAAGCAGGGCTTGGTGTAGCGATGGGGAATGCACCAGTAGAATTGAAGAAAGCGGCTGATTGGATTACTCGTCCGAATAACCAGCACGGAGTTACTTATATGGTCAAGGAGCATTTTCGAAAACAACAGCCAATCGAATTTTTACGTAAAATGAATATATTGAAAAAGTAG